From Channa argus isolate prfri chromosome 18, Channa argus male v1.0, whole genome shotgun sequence, the proteins below share one genomic window:
- the macir gene encoding macrophage immunometabolism regulator has translation MSVRMEMEISGVSRAHVSILPAAEIKATLKPDTERPRCASTPCSPIRGTVAGYQILHMDSNYLVGFTTGEELLKLAHKWSEGTPEKGSVSEAVSSPIQSPTPKSADLGVHRSSRIFKGKSRYYQPYDIPAANGRRRRRMPSSSDTSLRSLGHGESGRGLHDPLPLCLLKGKGAQSKSLDYLNLDKISIQESSDTEVLQYQLQHLTLRGERMFTRNKT, from the coding sequence ATGTCTGtaaggatggaaatggaaatCAGTGGAGTGTCTAGGGCGCACGTCTCTATTCTGCCTGCAGCTGAAATCAAAGCCACATTGAAGCCAGACACAGAGAGACCCCGCTGTGCCAGCACACCCTGTTCTCCAATTAGAGGTACTGTTGCAGGGTACCAGATCCTCCACATGGACTCCAACTATCTGGTGGGCTTTACCACTGGTGAGGAGCTACTCAAACTGGCCCACAAGTGGTCAGAGGGCACTCCAGAGAAAGGTTCTGTGTCAGAGGCCGTGTCCAGCCCCATCCAGAGTCCTACCCCAAAGTCTGCGGACCTGGGCGTTCATCGCTCTTCACGCATCTTTAAAGGGAAAAGTCGCTATTACCAACCCTATGACATTCCTGCTGCTAATGGGCGGAGGCGGAGGCGTATGCCCAGCTCCAGTGACACCTCCCTCAGATCTCTGGGACACGGAGAATCTGGGAGAGGTCTGCATGATCCGCTGCCCCTATGTCTACTTAAAGGAAAGGGGGCCCAGTCTAAGTCTCTGGACTACCTTAATCTGGACAAAATAAGTATCCAAGAGTCATCAGACACTGAAGTGTTACAGTACCAACTGCAGCACCTCACCTTGAGAGGTGAGCGCATGTTTACCAGGAACAAGACATGA